TAAACGCCACGAGGCGTTTATGCTTTTTTTAGTATTGGGCTCTGAAATTTAAACCGGAATTTCGTTGCTACGTGGAATACGGGATAGATGGGGGCGGTGTAGGTAGTACATATTAAGTGCACCCTTCCCTTTAACCTTGCGAGAGATACGCTTGATTATGATATAGTAATCTTTGAGCAGCTGGTAGGTTGACTCTGAGATATTTATCTGCATAGGATCCGAATAGGTCTGCATTCGAGCTGCAGTGTTAACAGTGTCTCCAAAAATATCATAAGTCAGATTTGCCCGGCTTGGGATACCTGCTATGATATCTCCCGAATTGATACCTATCCTTATTTTCCAGTCGATCTTGTTCTTGTGATTGTGTTCGATGATATATTGTCGCATGCGATCAGCCAACTTAGCAGCATTGAGTGCATGGTTTTCTGTTTGGTTCCACATACCGCTCACCGCCATATAGGCATCACCGATAGTTTTGATTCGTGTGCACTTGTATTTTTCAGTAATCTCGTCAAAGGCCGTAAAGATTGTCTGAAGTTCATCAAGCAGCCTTCGGGGTGACATTTTTTGTGATTTTACTGTAAAATCGACAAGGTCGGCCATTACAACAGACACATTACGAAAGCGCCTGGGCATGATTTCACCTGTCTCCTCATAGCTTAGCAGGACTTCGGGTGGGAGCAATCCCTTAAGCAGATTTTCGCGTTTTAATTTTACCAGCTCAATCTGTTCCTTTTGCTTTTGCAGCTGCTTGATCTTCTCGCAAAGTTTCAGGGCAGTCCTGACCCTTGCAATCAGTTCGGTAGGTTCAATAGGCTTCTTAAGATAATCTACAGCACCGGCAGACAGAGCTTCATTGACGTGTGATGGAGTTGAGAAGCCTGATACCATAATAACAGGGATCTCCTTTGTGGATGGATTACCCTGAAGCGTCTGTAATGCGCCTATTCCCGAAAAATCAGGCATCTCCCAGTCCAGTAGGATCAGATCGGGAGCATGTCGTATTGCCATTGTGCATACCTCATATCCGTTACGTGCCCTGATAAATGAGGCCTCAGGAAGCATCCGGCTGAGATGTGCTTCTATGAAATCGATAAGGTACTCAAAATCATCAGCAATAAGTATTTTAACACCTTCCGTCGTCGGTTCAGCGTAATTAATAGGTGACAGCATTAAACCCTGTGCTTTTGAGATATTTTATTGTTTATACTGAAATTATTCAGTTTTGTTATAGTTTTACAGAACAAGAATTCTTATTAATCAATTAAAGGTTAATTCTATGACTGAGAAAAACTGGATGACCCTTTGTCATCTTTCTGCATTAGCAATGTTTATCATACCCGGGATTGGAAATATCATTGGTCCCCTGGTAGTTTGGTTACTAAAAAAGGATGAGTTTCCGGCAGTAGACACTGAAGGTAAGGAAGCTCTGAATTTCCAGATTACTGTTACAATTGCCTTATCGGTGAGTTGGATACTATCCTTGGTTTTGATAGGATTTGTGTTGATAGCAATTGTCGGACTTGCTAATATTGTATTTATCGTTCTTGCTGCAATCGAGACCAGCAATGGAAGGCCATACCGTTATCCTTTCAAATTGGACCTTATTAAGTAAGATTTTTAAGAGGAATCAGGTTGTTCTGGATTGAGTCGATAAGGCCTGAAAATAAAAAAGCTGTACCTTGCGGTACAGCTTTTTTATTTAAGGATGCGTGTTACAGGCTCTTACATGTGTATGGAGCGTGCCTGTCACCCCCCCCCCTACTTTTTGTAAGATACCGGTACATTAAGCATTATAAGCTTATGTTCAGGCAGATTCAACAGTGTTTTTAATGCATCCTTATTCATAAAGGCCCGGGGCCTTCCAACCATGTTATTTGCACTAGCAAAGAGCAGGATGTTTTGCGAAACAATTCCTGCATCAAAGGCAGCCCATTCAGGCTTCAACTCGTTGTTAATCCTGAAGCGGGAAACATCTGAAACAAGAAGACAGATCACAGCAGGCAATATTTCAGCCTCATTAGCCGAGAAGACTGAGCGTTTGTCTTCGGTGACTACCTCGATAAGAGCATGCTTGGCAGCATCGTAAAGATATACTCCCGTTTCAATAAACACATAAATATCAATATCCTGTGCGTTCATAGCCGAAGGGGCAGTACGCTTGCCTGATTCAGGTCTGTTGATGCCGTTGGCTGCCCATAGTAAGTCTGAAAGGTCACGAAATGAAAGTGGGGTTGTATCAAACTCCCTAGGTGAGTGTCTTTCCCAAAGGGCTTCAGTTACAGAGAGTCCTCTTTCCTTGCTTGGAGCTTCAAGGGTGACAGTGCCTTGTCCATACATGCTACTAACAAAGCAGGCACATATGCATGATAATAATAACTTCTTCATCGTTGTCAGACTTGTTTTCAGGTTTATTTCACTACTTAGGTTCCCAGAAACAACGCTTTGGAGAAACGATAAGCCCTTCTTTCTTGAGCTCATCCATGGCCTTTTCGACCACTTTCTTGTCCAGACCGCTTAGTTCGGCGATCTCACCGGCCTTTAGAGCTTTGCCGGCCTTTTTCATTGCCTGAAGTACAGCTTCTTTACTCATAATATCTTCATTTTAGGATGATACCAAATATATGTATTATTTCGCTTTTTCATTCTGATATTTGATAGTTTTGAGCCGTCTGTGATGACCTGTATCGATGTGGTTCTGGACTTTCTTTGTACATTTGCAGCTCATTCAATCACAAAACTGTTCCATAATGGCTCAGAAACCTTCTATTCCGAAAGGAACCAGAGACTTTTCGCCCGACGAGATGTTGAGGCGCAACTATATATTTGATACCATAAGGTCTGTATTTCAGCACTATGGTTATATGCCCATTGAGACTCCCTCTATGGAGAATCTCGACACCCTGTTGGGCAAGTATGGTGAAGAGGGTGACAAGCTACTGTTCAGGGTGCTCAATTCAGGTGACTTTCTCTCAGGGCTTGACAAGGGACTGCTTGAAAAAGCTGATTCCCAGGTACTGTCATCCAAAATCTGTGAGAAGGGTCTGCGCTATGACCTGACAGTTCCCTTTGCCCGTTTTGTGGTACAACACCAAAGCGAGATCGCCTTCCCGTTCAAGCGTTATCAGATACAGCCTGTATGGCGTGCTGACAGGCCTCAGAAGGGACGTTACCGCGAGTTTTACCAGTGCGACGTTGATGTTGTTGGTAGTGACAGTCTGCTCAATGAAGTGGAGCTGATTCAGATTGTTGATGAGGTGTATCGTAGGCTTAATATCCGTGTGCTGGTCAAGATTAACAACCGCAAGATACTAGCAGGTATTGCCGAGACAATTGGTGAGGCCGACAGGATGGTAGATATCACAGTGGCTATCGACAAACTTGATAAGATAGGACTTGAGAATGTAAATAAGGAGCTTGAGGAAAGGGGACTGAGTGTAAAGGCAATTGAGAATCTTCAGCCAATCCTTGCATTGAAGGGTGATAATTCCCAGAAGTTGGCTGATCTCAAGCAGATATTGAAGGACTCTCCGACAGGTCTCAAAGGTATCGAGGAAATAACTGCGGTAATGGATATGGTTGCAGGACTGGAGCTGAAGACTCCTGTCGAACTGGATCTTACACTAGCCAGGGGATTGAATTATTACACAGGAGCGATCTTTGAAGTCAAGGCCTTGGATGTTGTTATAGGCAGTATCACAGGTGGAGGAAGGTATGACGACCTGACAGGTATCTTCGGACTCAAGGGAGTTTCAGGAGTAGGAATCTCATTTGGAGCTGACCGCATTTTCGATGTAATGAACCAGCTCAATCTATATCCTGAGACAGCAACTGTGTCAACACAATTGATGTTTGTCAACTTTGGCGAAATGGAAGCACTGTATTGTCTGAAGCTGGCTTCAACCCTTCGTTCCAACGGCATACTTTGCGAACTCTATCCTGACAATGCCAAGCTAAAAAAGCAGATGGCCTATGCTGACCGTAAGGGAATTCCCTTTGTGGCAGTAGTGGGAGAGGAAGAGATGCAAAAGGGGCTGATTAGTCTAAAGAATATGCAAAGTGGGGAACAGACTACAGTGACTGTTGAGCAAGTTGTAGCCAAACTGAAGGTATGAAGCATCGCAATGCAGGGAGGCGGCTAAATCCTCCAGGTTTTGGGGATGCTAGTGTGTTACTCCGGATAAAGAGCAAGGCCCACTAATAGAGAATTTGACAGTAACGAAGGTGGGAAAGTGCTGATTGAGGAATAAAATAAGCCGGTATTAGGATACCGGCTTTTTATTTTCTTCTGATATGTCTGCTTTGACGTCCTTGATTTGCCTTATCAGCCTCATCCTGAACTCGTGTTCGGCAATATACAGGTTGATAACCTTGTCAATCTCGAGTATCTTCTTAAACTCCTTGTGATAGATCCTCTCAAGCCTTTCTTGTTCCCATTTTAGAGACATCTGTCTATCTAGTAGGACTGTTTTTTCCTCGTCCGACAGTTTGGTCATACCCTGCTTAAGTTCAATTCTGGCCTTTTCACGCAGGAACTGCAAGCTGTCTCTTTTACCTTCGAATTCGTTGTATACCGGCCAGAACCTTTGAGCTTCAGCAGCCGATAAGCCTATCTTCTCAGTCAGGAATGCTATTTTCTGAGCTTTGAGGTGCTCAATCTTTTCGTTTTTGCTACGTCCGTCCTGTGCTATTGCGGCAATTGCAATAAAGCAGGATAGGAGCGTTACTAAGATCTTTTTCATAGGTCAGTGTGTTGTAGTTACTAAAAATGCATGAAGCTGAGCAGCATAAGGTCATCCTCATCAATATCCCTGAAAAACAGACTATCGGGATAAAGCTCAATATTTGCATCAGTTTCACTGGTCAGGTATTCTATA
The genomic region above belongs to Xiashengella succiniciproducens and contains:
- a CDS encoding adenylate/guanylate cyclase domain-containing protein; the protein is MLSPINYAEPTTEGVKILIADDFEYLIDFIEAHLSRMLPEASFIRARNGYEVCTMAIRHAPDLILLDWEMPDFSGIGALQTLQGNPSTKEIPVIMVSGFSTPSHVNEALSAGAVDYLKKPIEPTELIARVRTALKLCEKIKQLQKQKEQIELVKLKRENLLKGLLPPEVLLSYEETGEIMPRRFRNVSVVMADLVDFTVKSQKMSPRRLLDELQTIFTAFDEITEKYKCTRIKTIGDAYMAVSGMWNQTENHALNAAKLADRMRQYIIEHNHKNKIDWKIRIGINSGDIIAGIPSRANLTYDIFGDTVNTAARMQTYSDPMQINISESTYQLLKDYYIIIKRISRKVKGKGALNMYYLHRPHLSRIPRSNEIPV
- a CDS encoding DUF4870 domain-containing protein, whose translation is MTEKNWMTLCHLSALAMFIIPGIGNIIGPLVVWLLKKDEFPAVDTEGKEALNFQITVTIALSVSWILSLVLIGFVLIAIVGLANIVFIVLAAIETSNGRPYRYPFKLDLIK
- a CDS encoding SagB/ThcOx family dehydrogenase, which translates into the protein MKKLLLSCICACFVSSMYGQGTVTLEAPSKERGLSVTEALWERHSPREFDTTPLSFRDLSDLLWAANGINRPESGKRTAPSAMNAQDIDIYVFIETGVYLYDAAKHALIEVVTEDKRSVFSANEAEILPAVICLLVSDVSRFRINNELKPEWAAFDAGIVSQNILLFASANNMVGRPRAFMNKDALKTLLNLPEHKLIMLNVPVSYKK
- a CDS encoding Rrf2 family transcriptional regulator, yielding MSKEAVLQAMKKAGKALKAGEIAELSGLDKKVVEKAMDELKKEGLIVSPKRCFWEPK
- the hisS gene encoding histidine--tRNA ligase — protein: MAQKPSIPKGTRDFSPDEMLRRNYIFDTIRSVFQHYGYMPIETPSMENLDTLLGKYGEEGDKLLFRVLNSGDFLSGLDKGLLEKADSQVLSSKICEKGLRYDLTVPFARFVVQHQSEIAFPFKRYQIQPVWRADRPQKGRYREFYQCDVDVVGSDSLLNEVELIQIVDEVYRRLNIRVLVKINNRKILAGIAETIGEADRMVDITVAIDKLDKIGLENVNKELEERGLSVKAIENLQPILALKGDNSQKLADLKQILKDSPTGLKGIEEITAVMDMVAGLELKTPVELDLTLARGLNYYTGAIFEVKALDVVIGSITGGGRYDDLTGIFGLKGVSGVGISFGADRIFDVMNQLNLYPETATVSTQLMFVNFGEMEALYCLKLASTLRSNGILCELYPDNAKLKKQMAYADRKGIPFVAVVGEEEMQKGLISLKNMQSGEQTTVTVEQVVAKLKV